Below is a window of bacterium DNA.
CTGGGTGTCGTCGGACGCACCGTGCAGATGACCGCGCGCCTGACCAATGCCGGCATCGCCGATGACACGATCAACTGGACCGTCGGCAATGCTCTCGGCTGGAGCGTCAGCCCCGCCGCCGGTTCGGTCGCGGTCGCGCAGGGGGAGTCTGCCGACATCGCGTTCGATGTCGCCATCCCGCCGTCGGTCCCCTATGGCACCACCGCCGAGATCGTCGTCGCCGGCGTGTCGAACGATGACCCGTCTGCCGCGGACGCCGACACGATGACATTGCAGGCGTTGCCGCGCCCGCCGCATCCGGTCCTGCTGGATCCCGCCGACGCGCTCCTGACGAATCAGAGCGCGCAGACCCTGCGCTGGACGCATGATGCCTACATCGCGCCGCCGCCGGGCTTCTCCAACTTCGACTACTACGTCGACTTGGCCGATGATCCCGCCTTCACGGTCAACGCCCTGCGCACCGGCCCATTCCCCGATACACAGACCGTGACCGCGGCGCTGCCCGATGGCGCCCATTACTGGCGCGTGCTCACCGTCAATCCGCTCGGCGACACCAGCGATCCATCGGCCGCGCGCCAATTCACCACCGACACCCAGGCGCCGGCGATTCCGACGCTGAATCCCGCCGCCGACAGTCTCTACGAGGCCGACACCACCGTGACCTTCACCTGGCAGAGCGTCCTCGACGCCGCGCAGTACAAGTGGGAGATGGCGCCCGACCCGTCGTTCACGGTCGCCGTCGATTCCGCCCTGCTGGCCGTCGCCACCCAGGATCGCGTCCTGCCCTCCTGCAGCACCGTCGTCTTCTGGCGCGTGGCCGCCATCGACGCCGCCGGCAATCGCTCGGCGCCGTCGGCGCCGCATCGCTACGCGGTCTATCAGGTTGGCGACATCAATTTTGACTGCCAATTGAGCATCCTCGATGTGGTCGGCATTGTCGAGATCGCCTTCCGCGGCGGCGCCTTCCCCGATCCCGAGGGCCGCGCCGAACTGCTCTGCAATCCGCCGATCGACATCACCGACGTCGCGCGGCTGGTCGATGTGATCTTCCGCAACGGCCCGCCACCCTGCGGTCCGAATTAATCGCCGGTGGGCGCGCACCCGCGCGCCCACCGCCCGCATTCCCGCTCGGCCGCATAAGAGGCGACCGGATGGCGCGATCGCTGCCGCGCCTACGGGCCCAGACCATCCCAGTGCATTCCCGTTCAATTCTCCGCCCGCTTCGCCGATAAGTAGACAGGGGCCGGTCGACAGACCATGCGTTCACCTGCCGACCGTATGACCGTGCCGTTGCGACCGTCTGACCGCAAGTGGAGGACGTCTTGACTCAGCGCCATTTACGCATCGTACTCGTCGACGACGATCCCGAGATCGCCCAGGCGGTGGTCAACTATCTCGCCCCCGAAAAGTACCACATCCGCGTCATCGGTGATGGCGCGCTGGTCATGACGGCGGTGCGGGAAGAGGCCCCCGACGTGGTCATTCTCGATGTCCATCTGCCGTCGATGTCCGGACTGGAGATCCTCCGCCAGATCAAGGCCGAAACTCCGCAGACCCCCGTCATCATCGTCTCCGGCTATGTCTCCACCGACAACGCCATTGAGGCGATGCGCCAGGGGGCCTTCGAATACCTGACCAAGCCGTTCCGTCTGGCCGAACTGGAGCGCGTCCTCGGACGCGCCACCGGCCAGAACGCCGGCGATCACATCCCCGACGACGAAAACGTGCCCCTGGACGGCGACCAGATTCTCGGCAAGTCGCCGGAGATGGTCGCGGTCGCCAAGATGATCGGGCAGATCGCGCTGACCGACGCGCCGGTGTTGATCATCGGCGAGACCGGCACCGGCAAGGAACTGGTGGCGCGCGCCATCGTCCGCAACTCCGCCCGCCACAAGGCGCCGTTTTTCTCCGTCTCCTGCAGCGGCGCCTCGCCGCAGTCGCTGGAGGCCGAGCTGTTCGGCACCTTTGCCGATGGCCGTACCGTCCGCGGCAAACTCGAAATGGCCAACGGCGGCACCATCTTCCTCGATGAGGTCGCCGATCTGTCCCTGCTGGCGCAAAGCCGTCTCTACCGTGTCCTTGAAGAGAAAATGTCCGAGCCGCTCGAAGGCGGCGAGAAGCGCCCGGTCAACGTCCGGGTGATCGCCGCCTCCAACCAGAGCCTGGTCGACGCGATGAAGGAAGGCCGCTTCCGCGTGGACCTCTTCTATATGTTGAAGGCGGTTTCGGTTCACCTGCCGCCGTTGCGCGAGCGCAAGGCCGACATCCGCCTGCTCTGCGACTACTTCGGGCGCAAGTACTCGCGCATGGAGCATCGGCCGCACAAGCCGCTGTCGACGCAGGCCTACGAGCGCCTGCTGCACTACCACTGGCCAGGCAACGTGCGCGAACTGGAAAACGCCGTCCATATGGCGGTGCTCCTGTCGCGTGAGTCCGAACTGATGCCGGAGGATTTCCCGGTGCTGGCCGATGTCCGGCCCGCCGTGTCGCTGGACACCGACCAGGTGCGCCAGGAGTGTCGCGACATTTTTGCCCGGATCCTCGCGCAGGTCTTCGACAAGGCCGCGGCCGCGGCGCCGGGACGGGTCTATGCCGACATTACCGCGGCGCTGGAGGAGACGTTGGTCGAAGCGGCGCTGGCCGCCACCGAACAGAATCAGGTGCGCGCCGCGCAACTGCTGGGCATCTCGCGCAACACCCTGCGCGAACGCATGAAGCGCATGGCGCCGCAGGCGGGCGCCGAGGCGGTCACTGCCGGGCGCGCCCAGACCGAGCCGGCAACACGCTTCTAATGTGGAACCCACAGTGTGGGACAAACCCCACACACGGGTGTTTGCGGACCGGCCGGGTCCGAGAAAAAAGCCCTAAATCGAACAGCCCAACCGGCCGATGCAGTAACAGACAGTCGGGAAACTCGATGGCCCGGGCGAAAGGCAATTGGCCGTCGCATCCCGCCAGGATACTCAAAGCACGACGGCGCCACGGCGCCGCATGAGAGCGGAAGTGGGGAGGATCATGGGCTTTCCATTCAAACGCCGTAACAAGTCGGTCGCCGCGCTCGACATCGGCGCCAACGCGCTGAAGTTCGTGCGCCTGGATCGACACTCCGATGGGTTCACCCTGTCGGCCGCCGGCATCCGTGAAATGCCGCCCGAGGCCCTGGTCTCCCACGAGATCAAGGACCGCGACGCGATCATCCTCAATATCCAGAGTCTGCTGGACCAGTGCGATCCCCGCACCGACGAGGTGGTCGTCTCGATCGCCGGACACGGCGTCATCACCGACAAATTCGAAGTCGATCTCAAGACCGGCGGCGAGGCCGAACAGGCCATCCTCTTCGAGGCCGAACAACGCTCGCCCTTCGACGTCGACGACGTCTCCATGGACTACCACATCCTGCGGACCGACCCCGACCGCGGCAAGATGGAGGTCCTCCTCGTCGCCGCGCGCCGCGAGTTTCTGCAGGAGTATCTGCATTTGATCGAGGACGCCGGCCTGAAGACCAACATGGTCGACACCGACGCCTTCGCGGTGCTCAACGCCTACCAGATCAACTACGAGATCGATCCGGAGCGTGTCACCGCGCTGGTCAACATCGGCTTTGACACCACCAACGTGATCTTCCTCAAGGATGGTTCCTACCACTCGACCCGCGACGTCTCCGCGGGCGGGCGGATGATCTACGAGGCCATTCAGCGCGAGTTCCGTCTCAACCAGGAACTGGCCGCCAAGGTGCTCAAAGGCGAGCTGGAGTCGACGGTCGATCAGGACATGCTGCGCGCCACCGTGCGCAACGCCGCCGACGAATTGCTCACCGGCATGGAAGTGGCGTTTTCGTACTTCCGCACCCTGGCCAAGACCGACGCCGTCGATTGGATCGTGTTGTCCGGCGGCGGCGCCCTGATCCCGTATCTGCCCGAGAGCGTGCAGTCCAAACTCGGCATCCCGATTGAGATCTTTAACCCGCTGCGGAACATTGAATACGATCCCGAACTGTTCGGCGGCATCGACCCGGAAAAGATCGCCCCGCTTCTGGCGGTGGGCGTCGGATTGGCTTCGCGCGAGGTCTGAGACCATGTCAATGATTGAAATCAATCTACTGCCACGCGAACTGCGCCGCTCCACAAGCGGCCTCGCCGTCCCGAAATCGGCCATCACCGGCATCATCGGCGCGGTGATCTTCGCCGGCGTTCTGGGCGGCCTCACCTTCTGGCAAACCCAGCGCCTGGCCGCCGTCGAAGCCGACATCACCCGCGCACAGGCCAAGGTCGAAAGCATGCGCGCCGACATCGAGCTGGTCGACCGCCTGACCAACGTCAAGGCGTCGATCGCCCAGCGCCTCGAGGCCATCGAGGCCCTCGACCGCAACCGCGGCGAGTGGGTGCGCAACCTCGAAGACATCGTCGCGGTCATCCCCGACTACCTCTGGCTGACGGGGTTCCGCCGCAATGACTTCAAGGCCAACCGCCCCGGACGCGGCCAGACCGATTCCACCGCCGCCCCGGTCAACAACGACTACCTCTTCGACGGCTACTGCTACTCGCTGTCGAGCCTGGCCAATCTCATCCTCAACATGCAGGATTCGCCGCGCTTCTCCGATGTGTCGCTCAAGCGCGCCAACTTCACCGACGTCAAGGACCGCAAGGTCTATGAATTCACCGTCTTTTGCCTCCTCCAGCCGGTGTCCGATGGCGAAGGCACCGGCGACGAGGCGGTCAACCCGGCCGAACTGGGCATCGATCCCAACGCGCTGGCAACCGAAGTTTCGGTCTACGACGAAACGATGGACGACGGGGAATAACTCCCCGCGACGGCAGTCAGGAGCGTATTCGCAGACGGGCGCTGCGCCGCCCATGGATGGATGACATGGACCTGAGGAACCCCACAACGCAAAAATGGCTTCTGGCGGGACTGGCGTGTTGCGCGGCCGCTTACTTCTGGTACACCAAGGTGTACGTCGACTACCAGGAGAAAATCGACGCCTCCTACACGCGTCTCGAAGCGCTCGAGACCGAGGTCAAGAACGTCGAAATGAAGTTCCGGACCCTCGATGCGCTCAAGCAGGAGTACAATGACATCGTCTCCCGCTACCGCAACGTCTCCCAGTTGCTGCCGGAGGAGAACCAGCTCTCGCCGCTTTTGACCAAGATCCACGGCGCGGCGCTGGAGACCTCCTCGCGCGTCGCCACCGTCGATCCCCAGCCCCCCGTCGACGAGGGCTTCTACCAGCGCGAGAGCTTCAATTTGACGGTGCACTCAACCTTCCACGACTTCGGCGACTTTCTGTCGCGGCTGTCGAACCTGCCGTTCATCGTCAACGTGCAGGACGTCGAATTGGCGACCGTCGAAGACCAGAACAATCCCGAAATGGAGACCGGCGGCTACACGCTCACCGCGCGGCTGACCATCTCCACTTATCACGTTAAAGAATCCGAGCGCCTGATCCTTCTGGATCAGCCGTCGATTGCGCAAACGCCGGGGGAGTAAGACGATGAAGCGACTGGATAAGATCGTAAGTCTCGTGACGGTCGGCGCCGTCGTCTGCGCCGTGGCCCTCCCCGCGATCGCCGGGGCCGCCACGCCGGTGCGGAATCTCACCCTCGCCAAAAACGGGGACTTCACCGAGATCACCCTGCCGGTGCCGTCGTCGCAGTTGTGCGATCATTTCACCGAGCCGGCCACCGCGGCCCGGCCGTTCCGCATTGTTCTCAACATCTGCAATGCCGAGCACGCGTTGACGCAGCAGCACTTCGTCAACCTGCCGCCGTGCGTCGTGCAGAAGATTCGCACCAGCCAGTTCGCGCCGAATCCGGAGCCGGTTGTCCGCGTCGTTCTCGACTTGACGAAGTCGGCGACCTACACCGTGCGCGCCGAGGCCGACCGTCTGGTGATCGCGATCGCCGACGCCTCGCCGGCGTTCGCCGCCTGGAACGCGAACGCCGACGCGCCGATCCTGGCCCAGGCCGTGGCGCCGACAAAGACTGAAACGCCCGCGGTGGAAAAGCCCAAGGTCAATCCGCCGACCGCCGCTCCGTCCGCTCCGGTCGAAACCAAGCCCGCGCAGTCGCTGACCGCCGAGCCGGTCCTCACCCAGAACGAACCGGTCAACAATGCGCCGGTCACCGCCGCCGATCTGGCCGGCCCGAACGCCGCCACGGCCACGGCCGCGACCGACGTGACGCCGAACACCGACGCGCCCGCGCCGAGTTTCTCGCTGCCCTCGCAGCCGCTGGTCCTGGCGCCCGAATATCTCTCCGCCGCCCGGGAAGCCGAGACGGCAATGAAACAGCCGGAGAGCGCCACGGCCCCGGTCAACCCGGACAACAACGCGCCCCCGATGCTGGCGGCCACCAATGACCCGCTGGCCAATCTCGGACTGCCGCCGGAAAACACGACGACCGACACCGCGACCACGCAGGAAGCGCTGATCGATCGCCTCAAAGCCAAATTCTTCAGCAACAACCGCGCGCCCAAGCCCTATCTGACCGAAGAGGGGATCTTGATCGAGCAGTTGCAGAACATGGACAGCGCGGTCTATGGCCCGCCGACGCCGGGCACGGAAATCGACCGCGAGGCGCTCTTGGAGCGCATCCGCCTTGCCTCGCAGCATCCGGGCATTCCCGCCAACATGCTGCCGTCGGTGCCGGGCGGCCCGGCCCGCGTCGAGGTCTTTTACGATGACCTCGGCCGCCGCGACCCGTTCGAGCCCCTGCTCAAAGGCCTGCGCTCGGGCTTCATCTCCGAAGCGCTGCCCAGCGTCGAGACCCTGCGCATGGTCGGCGTGCTGAAGGATGAGGAACGCGCCATGGCGCTGATGGAAGACACGGAAGGGCACTCGTACATCATGCGCCCCGGCGACCCGGTCGAAAACGGCCGCGTCCTGTCGGTGGGCGAGATGCGCACCGTCATTCAAGTGGACGAATACGGATGGACCCGCACCGTGGTCCTGCAGTTGTCGCCGCGCGGCGCCGATCCTTCGAAGGCGCTCGGGGCCAACAGCTGGGGACCCGACGAAACGGAAACCGTGACGCCGACTCCGGCCGCGCCGGCCACCACCGCGCCCGCGCCGACGACGCCACAGCCACAGGGTAATTGACAGGCACTCTTACGGAGGGCGAAAACACTATGCGACGCACCGAACACCGCCGCACACGCTGGACGGGCGCGGCACTGCTCTTGGCCGGAATCATCGGTCTTGCCCTGCTCTTCGCGAGTCCGGCGAGCTCCGAGCCGATCAAGAACATCAATTTCCAGAACGCCGACATCCGTTCGGTCATCAACTTCCTGGCCGAGTACGGCGGCGTCAACATGGTGGCCGCCCCCAACGTCCAGGGACAGGTGACCCTGAACCTGAAGAACGTCGAGTGGCGCCAGGCCCTCGAAATCCTCGCCAACACCTACGGCCTCAAGGTGGTCGATGAGCCCGAAGGGTATGTCCATGTCCTGCTGATGAAGGACTTCATGGAACGCGAGGCCGAGCGCGAACGCCACAACAACGAACAGCGGCAGATCGTCGACCTCGAAACCAAGTTCTTCCCGATCAAGCACGCCAACGCCAAGGACATCATCCCGCCGGTCAAGTCGATCCTCTCGACCCGCGGCAAAGTGGAAGTCGATGTCCGCACCAACGGCCTGCTGGTCTCCGATGAGCCCGGCAACCTGGTCCGCCTCGAGAAGTTCATCGCCGAGATGGACCGCGAGACCCGCCAGGTGAAGATCGCCGCCAAGATGGTCGAAGTCTCCAGCGACTACCTGCACGAACTGGGTGTGAGCTGGCAGGTCAACTCCGAAGGCGAAGACTCGCGTGGACGCGACTACTTCAACGAGGGCGTCACCGACGGCGCCGACCGCCTCGCCGATCCGTTCGGCCAGTACACGTTCACCACGATTCAAAACGGCTGGGAGCTGGAAGCGAGGATCGCCGCGCTCGTCTCCGACGGCAAAGGCAAGATCGTCGCCCATCCCGAAATCACCACCGTCGACAACAAGGAAGCCCGCATCCAGGTCGGGCAGAAGGTGCCGGTCAAGCAGTTCTCCGCCACCGGCGACGTCGTCATCACCTTCGAGGAAGTCGGCACCATCCTGCGCGTCACCCCGCACATCACGTCCGACAACCGCATCCTGCTGCAGATGAAGCCGGAGCGCTCGTCGTTCTTCTTCGACCCGAGCGGCATCGTGATCAACACCAGCAACGCCGAGACCAACGTGGTCGTGGAAAACGGCCAGACCGCGGTCGTCGGCGGCCTCACCACGCAGGATGAGATCGTCACCGAGACCGGCATCCCGGTCCTCAAGGACATTCCGGTCATCGGCGTGCTGTTCAAATCGAAGAGCACTTCGCAGGAGTCGCGCGACCTGGTCATCTTCGTCACCCCGACCATCGTCGACCCGGCCCTGATGGGCGCCGCCGACACCGAGGGCACTACTCACGCCCCCGGCACCAATTAGTCTACCCCCGTAGTGCGTGCAAGTTATAAACGTCCCGTGGCCCGCCAGCCACGGGACGTTTTCTTTGCCCACTCAGTGGCGCCGGCTTTCAGCCTGCGCCGAACAGGTTGAAATCCTGTTCCACCGAAGAGCAACAAAGATCCCAGGACCCGGCAAAAAGCGCCGGGTCCTGGGATGACGTTGTTTGGGATCGTGTGATGTAGTGTGGTGAGGCGGGTCTCACGCCCGCCCAGATGATTTGGGATTCGAGTAGCAGCCGGTCGGGGAACTGCGCCTCACAGCGTCATCCCCTCTTGCCGTCATTCCAGGGCCAACGACCGGAGACGAAGCCGATGGTCGTTGTCCCGGGAATCTTTGTGCCATGGCGCGGCGGTGGAATAAGGATTACATCGTCGTCGTCCGCTTGCGGCGGATCCCTTCTCGGAATGGATGCAGCGCCAGACCTGTTTGTCTCACCCACAGACGAAAGCAGATGCTTCGCTTCGCCCGGCATGTCATCGCCGGGCGCATGGAACTTGACTCTGGATTGAAAACCGCAGGGGCAGATCTGAGACCTGCTCTCTGCTGCTTAGGTGACGTGAGGGCGATCGGCCGCAGCGGAGAGCCCGCTTTTTGCCGTCGAGTCATCTCCTGCCGGCGCGCGGACGCGGGGCCGCACGGTCATAACGATCACGCGCCTCCTTGATCGCGGTGCGATGCCGCTCGGCCCAGTCCGCCAGGGCCATGATCGGCTTGAGCAGCGTGCGTCCCTGCGTGGTCAGTTCATACTCCACCCGCGGCGGCGTGGTGGGGAAGACGGTGCGCCGGATCAGTCCATCCCGTTCCAGCCCGCGCAGCGTCGTGGTCAACATCCGCTGCGAGATGCCGTCGATGGTGGAACGCAACTCGCTGAACCGCCTGGCCCCGCCCCCCAGCAGCGCCACCACCAACACGCTCCACTTGTCCCCCACCCGATTGAGAATCTCGCGGATCAGGCAGGCGTCATCCCGACGGCCGCGCGGGGCGCGGCCTCCCTCGCAGAAGCAGTGACGCAATCTTTTGTGACGCAATGGCATAATGCGACTGTTCGTGTCCCGTTTGGAGCGCGGTACCTTCTTGGTTCCGAAAAGTAACCAACAAATGGAACAAAACCTCTCTCGCGTCGTTAACGCAGATTATCGCGGAGAGTTTCTGAGAAAATGATAACCTCCGTGCTCCGAATTTCGTTTGCATCAGCGATTCAGGGGACCGTACACCGCGAGGACCATGACCTTGACTCGATCCGCATCGCTTGTGCCGGCCACCGTTCTGGCGTTGGGGCTGACACTCTTTCATACGACGGCGCCTCTGGCGCAGCAGCGCATTCTGCCCGACAGCGCGCTCGCGGCGACGCTCGATAGTCTGTCGGGGATGCCCTTGCCGCTGTCGGAGGCCGTGCGGCACGCGCTGGCCAACTCGACGGCGGTCCGTGCCGCCCAGGCCTCCTATCTGGCCGCGCGCGGCGCCGCCCGCCGCGAAGCCGGTGCCTTCGATCCCGAACTGTTCTTCCAACTGGACTACCTGGACGATGAGCAGCCGACCGCCTCCTTCTTTGCCGGCGCGCCGACCCTGCTCACCACCACCACCACAACCACATCCGGCCTGCGCCTGCGTCTGCCGACCGGCACCAGTTTCGAATTGGCGCTCAACACCACCCGGTTGGAGACCAATTCCGGTTTCGCCTTTCTCAATCCGGAATACGACGCGTTCGGTTACTTGCGTTTCCGTCAGCCGCTCCTGCGCGGGTTCACCGCCTCCGGCGCCAGGGACTACCGTCGGGCGCGCCGGCAGCGCGATGCCGCGCGCGCGCGTTACGAACAGGCGATCCTCGCGGCCACCGCCGAGGTCGAACGCGCCTACTGGGACCTCTACGCCACCGTGCGCGATTACGCCGTGCAGATTCTGACCGTCGAGCGCGGCCGGGCGTTGCGGCGCGAGACCGAATTGCGCGCCCAGGCCGGGCTGGTCGGTCCCAACCAGGTCGCCAATGCCCGCACCTTCCTCGCGCAGCAGGAATTGCTTCTGCTTGATCTGGCCGAACAACTCGATACGCAGTCCGACCGGCTTGCTTCCTTGATCGGGGTCCGTCCCGAATCCGGCCTCTCGCGCTTCATCCCCGTCGGCGAGCCGCCGGCGCGTTTTGTGATCGCGCCGATCGACTCCCTGGTCGCCTTGGCGCAGCGCAACAACCTCGATCTGCGCGCGGCCGCGCAGGATGTCGAGGCCGCGGAGGTTCTCGCGCGCGCCGCCGGCTGGGAACTGCTGCCCACCGTCGACCTCGTCGGTTCGGTCGGCGGCAACGGGCTGGCAGGATCGCCGCAGGACGTCATCTTCGGCGATGACACGCTGCGCGTCGAGCGCCAGGGCGGTCTCGGCGATGCGATCAGCGAAGTGACCGGACGCGACTATCCCAACTGGAGCGTCGGCATCGAGGTCACCATTCCGATCGGATTCCGCCAGGGACGCGGCGAGCGCGACCGGCTCAAGGCCGAGGCGCTGCTCTCCCGGGAGCGCCAACGCGAACTGTCGCGGCTACTCGAAGAACGGGTCCGTGCCACCCACCGTGAATTGACCAACGGCCAGGCCCGGCTCGACGCCGCCCGTGAGGGTGTCGATGCCGCCCAGGAACAGGTGCGCACTGGTCTCATAGAATTTCATAATGGCCGCACCACCGCCTTCGAGCTGGTGCGTCTGGCGGCCGATCTGGCCGCCGCGCAGCAGCGCTACTCGGAGGCGCTGGCCCGGACCGCCAAGGCCGCCGCCACGCTGCGGGAACTGGCCGCCGACCCCGACGCGGTCACCGCGACGCCGTGAAAGGACTGACGATATGACACGCCCGATGACCATGATTCACAACCGGCGCTGCAACTGGATTCTTCTGACCGGCGCCCTGACGCTGGCCGCGGCCGGCTGCGGCACACAACA
It encodes the following:
- a CDS encoding sigma-54 dependent transcriptional regulator; its protein translation is MTQRHLRIVLVDDDPEIAQAVVNYLAPEKYHIRVIGDGALVMTAVREEAPDVVILDVHLPSMSGLEILRQIKAETPQTPVIIVSGYVSTDNAIEAMRQGAFEYLTKPFRLAELERVLGRATGQNAGDHIPDDENVPLDGDQILGKSPEMVAVAKMIGQIALTDAPVLIIGETGTGKELVARAIVRNSARHKAPFFSVSCSGASPQSLEAELFGTFADGRTVRGKLEMANGGTIFLDEVADLSLLAQSRLYRVLEEKMSEPLEGGEKRPVNVRVIAASNQSLVDAMKEGRFRVDLFYMLKAVSVHLPPLRERKADIRLLCDYFGRKYSRMEHRPHKPLSTQAYERLLHYHWPGNVRELENAVHMAVLLSRESELMPEDFPVLADVRPAVSLDTDQVRQECRDIFARILAQVFDKAAAAAPGRVYADITAALEETLVEAALAATEQNQVRAAQLLGISRNTLRERMKRMAPQAGAEAVTAGRAQTEPATRF
- the pilM gene encoding type IV pilus assembly protein PilM, with the protein product MGFPFKRRNKSVAALDIGANALKFVRLDRHSDGFTLSAAGIREMPPEALVSHEIKDRDAIILNIQSLLDQCDPRTDEVVVSIAGHGVITDKFEVDLKTGGEAEQAILFEAEQRSPFDVDDVSMDYHILRTDPDRGKMEVLLVAARREFLQEYLHLIEDAGLKTNMVDTDAFAVLNAYQINYEIDPERVTALVNIGFDTTNVIFLKDGSYHSTRDVSAGGRMIYEAIQREFRLNQELAAKVLKGELESTVDQDMLRATVRNAADELLTGMEVAFSYFRTLAKTDAVDWIVLSGGGALIPYLPESVQSKLGIPIEIFNPLRNIEYDPELFGGIDPEKIAPLLAVGVGLASREV
- a CDS encoding helix-turn-helix domain-containing protein, coding for MIREILNRVGDKWSVLVVALLGGGARRFSELRSTIDGISQRMLTTTLRGLERDGLIRRTVFPTTPPRVEYELTTQGRTLLKPIMALADWAERHRTAIKEARDRYDRAAPRPRAGRR
- the pilO gene encoding type 4a pilus biogenesis protein PilO, with product MDLRNPTTQKWLLAGLACCAAAYFWYTKVYVDYQEKIDASYTRLEALETEVKNVEMKFRTLDALKQEYNDIVSRYRNVSQLLPEENQLSPLLTKIHGAALETSSRVATVDPQPPVDEGFYQRESFNLTVHSTFHDFGDFLSRLSNLPFIVNVQDVELATVEDQNNPEMETGGYTLTARLTISTYHVKESERLILLDQPSIAQTPGE
- a CDS encoding AMIN domain-containing protein produces the protein MKRLDKIVSLVTVGAVVCAVALPAIAGAATPVRNLTLAKNGDFTEITLPVPSSQLCDHFTEPATAARPFRIVLNICNAEHALTQQHFVNLPPCVVQKIRTSQFAPNPEPVVRVVLDLTKSATYTVRAEADRLVIAIADASPAFAAWNANADAPILAQAVAPTKTETPAVEKPKVNPPTAAPSAPVETKPAQSLTAEPVLTQNEPVNNAPVTAADLAGPNAATATAATDVTPNTDAPAPSFSLPSQPLVLAPEYLSAAREAETAMKQPESATAPVNPDNNAPPMLAATNDPLANLGLPPENTTTDTATTQEALIDRLKAKFFSNNRAPKPYLTEEGILIEQLQNMDSAVYGPPTPGTEIDREALLERIRLASQHPGIPANMLPSVPGGPARVEVFYDDLGRRDPFEPLLKGLRSGFISEALPSVETLRMVGVLKDEERAMALMEDTEGHSYIMRPGDPVENGRVLSVGEMRTVIQVDEYGWTRTVVLQLSPRGADPSKALGANSWGPDETETVTPTPAAPATTAPAPTTPQPQGN
- the pilQ gene encoding type IV pilus secretin PilQ; the protein is MRRTEHRRTRWTGAALLLAGIIGLALLFASPASSEPIKNINFQNADIRSVINFLAEYGGVNMVAAPNVQGQVTLNLKNVEWRQALEILANTYGLKVVDEPEGYVHVLLMKDFMEREAERERHNNEQRQIVDLETKFFPIKHANAKDIIPPVKSILSTRGKVEVDVRTNGLLVSDEPGNLVRLEKFIAEMDRETRQVKIAAKMVEVSSDYLHELGVSWQVNSEGEDSRGRDYFNEGVTDGADRLADPFGQYTFTTIQNGWELEARIAALVSDGKGKIVAHPEITTVDNKEARIQVGQKVPVKQFSATGDVVITFEEVGTILRVTPHITSDNRILLQMKPERSSFFFDPSGIVINTSNAETNVVVENGQTAVVGGLTTQDEIVTETGIPVLKDIPVIGVLFKSKSTSQESRDLVIFVTPTIVDPALMGAADTEGTTHAPGTN
- a CDS encoding PilN domain-containing protein, encoding MSMIEINLLPRELRRSTSGLAVPKSAITGIIGAVIFAGVLGGLTFWQTQRLAAVEADITRAQAKVESMRADIELVDRLTNVKASIAQRLEAIEALDRNRGEWVRNLEDIVAVIPDYLWLTGFRRNDFKANRPGRGQTDSTAAPVNNDYLFDGYCYSLSSLANLILNMQDSPRFSDVSLKRANFTDVKDRKVYEFTVFCLLQPVSDGEGTGDEAVNPAELGIDPNALATEVSVYDETMDDGE
- a CDS encoding TolC family protein — its product is MTRSASLVPATVLALGLTLFHTTAPLAQQRILPDSALAATLDSLSGMPLPLSEAVRHALANSTAVRAAQASYLAARGAARREAGAFDPELFFQLDYLDDEQPTASFFAGAPTLLTTTTTTTSGLRLRLPTGTSFELALNTTRLETNSGFAFLNPEYDAFGYLRFRQPLLRGFTASGARDYRRARRQRDAARARYEQAILAATAEVERAYWDLYATVRDYAVQILTVERGRALRRETELRAQAGLVGPNQVANARTFLAQQELLLLDLAEQLDTQSDRLASLIGVRPESGLSRFIPVGEPPARFVIAPIDSLVALAQRNNLDLRAAAQDVEAAEVLARAAGWELLPTVDLVGSVGGNGLAGSPQDVIFGDDTLRVERQGGLGDAISEVTGRDYPNWSVGIEVTIPIGFRQGRGERDRLKAEALLSRERQRELSRLLEERVRATHRELTNGQARLDAAREGVDAAQEQVRTGLIEFHNGRTTAFELVRLAADLAAAQQRYSEALARTAKAAATLRELAADPDAVTATP